The Oncorhynchus tshawytscha isolate Ot180627B linkage group LG16, Otsh_v2.0, whole genome shotgun sequence nucleotide sequence gtgtacgCTATACACCATATTGGCTGTATAAGTTTCTCAGTAAATCGACAACAACCCCTTCAGTATTTAGACTGCACTAATGCAGATGTTTGAGATCACTATTTTCATGACAGTCAAAGATCATTTtcaaagtttatttttattttttatcatttAATTTATTGCATGGCTGTTTCGTTAGAACCTCTATCCCCACTCATTCCTTATCTGATCAAGAATTAGATTTACTGAAAATATATGTAAATTAATTTGAATCATGCTAAATTTCGACAGATTATTTCCCAAATTGACAGAAATTAGTCCCGTGCATTAGCCTAATATTGTTTATTTTAACATTATGCTATAATATCTCTCCATGAAACGACTTGCCTTTTTTACTTTTTGCTTTTTAttaaataatacatgtttttaaTCCTGACAAAATACAATATTCATTAAAACGTTTCAAATGTATGATTTATCTTGTTGCCTTGTAGCAGACATGGTAGAACTTTGGTTTCATTCATTTGTTTCATATGTGAGAAACTTTGGAGCTGTGCATATTGGTCTGACAGGTCTGAAAGAACGTAGGTTATGCACACTGTCAATGTCGGTTAGTATTTGGGTGGTCCACCAGTTAGGTGCGTTGTGTAACTTGaataaaaaaaacgttttatttcACCAAATTTTTACATTCTGTCATGAAGAGCtgttattatgttcaacataataaaaaacgttttttccccatctcaagaggttaaataaaaaaatgactatagtaagtgcctatttaGTGACAAATAAGGTAACTGTTGACAATAACAGGGTTGACAACTTAATCTTAAACCATCCATAAATCCCCTTGTTACAGGGGGAATAGAAACTTGTTGTGTGCACCAGGGAGGGGCAAATAAATGCAAGCTTTCACCCCCAAAAttacattgttaaaacatttctagtctgtctatctatgggtaacagggttgacttgcTATGCTCGACCCTCTCATTttcccaccacaaaacaccaaaatattgccaaaaagagtagaaccagctcacctgctttaacactatgatttgactactagatgttcaatgtttcttaaaatgttttaaaacatttttttaaggaatagtttcaccataaaAAAACAAGAGTTCAATttatgtaacagggttgaccttaaaatgaggctTGTTTTTATGAttcactaatcacattaaataaataatcatcttcagaagtaacaaaataactagggcttacAATGATGTGGGGTTAAgggggttaaaatcttcctagaagtcagaGGATGCTTAGAcagacatgtcaaaatgctgaactttggcactttagcaagtttattcatattaaaaatcgtatttatttaatatttaatgtggtctatattaaagggcactttatATAATATAACAGGTTTTTAAAATGCAATATGTGTGTACAATTTGTACTTTAAATATCTTAGGGATGCAAAAGGAACTAATTTCATGGAACAACCCATTACCCTaatgattaataataataatgcaaatcatatatgcattttatatagcgcttttcatcatacagatttaaaaaacaaaagcAGGCTACATGTAGTTCTTGGGCTGGACAATGGTCTTCAACAGAGGCTGGCTCGTCCAGGTCATATCCAACTCCGGTGCGCTGCATATCGGCCCAGCATActaccacagagtttctaaactaAGAGGCGCAACATCGCAAGACTTCCGGCAACGCCTGCgaaacagaccaaacagaccaggccgggtttaattttttttttttaaagtcaatgaCAGAAGTTAAAGCATTATTCCTTAGTTGTTAATTTTCTCAAAGTCTAAAGGATCAAGCTAGATTCGAgacaatgtcttaagtagttgaacatgttactactccaacctcgtgaaagtgacaaactgaaacgtcaaaaacaactttatgtcaagtgcctttgatttgacggcctgcacACGCGCATTTCAGGGCGCCAGACGACCATTAGACCCGGTGACTTGTTCTACACATGATCTTTGCTAGCCAAAGTCGCTATGACATCGCCTACACGTTTTTcgattggagaagcagttttagccTGTCTTCATAACGTACTGTCTATGCTACAACCATCTCCTGAAAGCCAGTCTAGTCTTCACTCTCCCCCCTCAGCACTCTCATTTGTCACGCTGTTCTCAGCTCCTCTGATGCCCTAAAGCAGGCTTGAGTAGAGGGAATCAAACCGAGTCATTCATGTCAGACTTTTGAAGATACAAAAATATATCTAAACAATTACCATTTTACATTACTTTAATTTCCTTAGCATAAAGCTTAATTTCGGAATAAAAGTACTTAACAATCAACCGTAGctaggcctatagcctaatgtttgatgtatttaatgGCATAGCATTTTTTGGTCACCATATAGACTaagcatatatattttttaattatatatattaGTGCGTATATATAAAGCCTAATAGGCCTATTGGTTCAATGGAGTTGCACCACATGATATCCCCATGGTGGCTACATTGTTGCAAACTTGTTGCAAACTGTTGTGTAGAATCTCTCTCACTTCAACGTTTCAGTGTAGGCTAACCATTTGAAGCTTCAAAGTAACAATGTTGTTATTCTATAATTATCTTTTTTATGTGCGTGAAGGTGCGAGCCAAGTCATCAACCACTAAATGGATTATGTCACCATAGAAAAAAATCATACTGATTCTCTCTTACTTGGGCAATATATGTTTGCGGGAGTGAGACAATGGAAAGCAGAAGCAGAAGGGGCACACTTTTCACGTCGTTTCTCTCGGTCGGCATGCTATACTTCAAAGTGCAAGGACTGTCCGATGCGCGTCCACGTTCAACCGAGAACACTCCGCCTGGGACCTCATTCATAAATTAAGATATGGTGGGTTTAGCCTATATATAGTTTACAATTCCACTTTCATATTAGTACATTTAGCTTGATTTGAACCAACGACAGCTAGCTACCATGTGGCTGGACCAGTTTTCTCAAAAGCGTAACATGGGTAACGTTTTGCTTGCTATCCAACCAAGCCAACTACCAAGCCAATTCACCAAATTTACCTGAGAATTAGATTTGCAGTTATGTCACTGCGATTGATTAGTCAACATGCAATAATAGGCTACCTGAAAATACAGGTCCTGTATACTGTCAACCACTGAGATTAATAATTTGCATTGCTAGCTTCATAAAAAACTGTTTATCTGATGGAGTTCAGACATCtctttggtaaaaaaaaatctctctcgctcaattcaatttcaatttaagtgcTTTATTGGAatggaaaacatatgtttacattgccaaagcaagtgcaaTAGattataaacaaaagtgaaataaacaataaaaaattaacagtaaacattgcactcaaaaaagttccaaaatagtaaaaacatttcaaatgtcatattatgtctatatacagtgttgtaatgatgtgccaagagtgtgcaaagctgtcatcaaggcaaagggtggctactttgaagaatctcaaatatattttgatttgtttaacacttatctggttactacatgattccatatgttatttcatagttttgatgtcttcattatttttctacaaagtagaaaataatacaaataaagaaaaacccttgaatgagtaggtgtgtccaaacatttgactggtactgtacatatacactacatgaccaaaagtatgtggacacctgcttgtggaacatctcattccaaaatcatgggcattaatatggagttggtcccccctttgctgctataacagcctccactcttctggaacgTTGctacagggacttgcttccattcagccataagagcattagtgatgttgggcactgatgttgggtgattaggcctggttcgcagtctgcgttccaattcatcccaaagatgtttgatggagttgagatcagggctttgtgcaggccagttcttccacaccgatctcgacaaaccagttctgtatggaccttgctttgggCACGGGGCTATTGTCATGCTgtaacaggaaaggaccttccccaaactgttgccacaaagttggaagcacagaatcatctagaatgtcattgtatgctgtaacattaaagatttcccttcactggaacataattgtacactcacAAATTCGACCAAAAACGAGGGCTGAAGGGCTTACTTTGtcaacttcccttgcttggctaatcatttcgACCCACGACAAAGATGGCcgcggggattcccccaagggcataaggtaAGTGGAGGAGGGTGTCTTTTAATGAGTTTGAAACGCAGCCATTAGAGTATGCATATTCATGTCTAGACTTGTAgcatatcatctctctctctctccattgaatacaggcggttgacgTCAACAAATATAATCGAATATTCAAAACAATATttacaataatgagatgtatTCACTCATCCAAAGAAAGGAAAGGCGGGAGCTAGACAGCCCTCCGTGACGCTTtctggacaacgactcccattgtgaGGGCTAAGAGACGTGTATCTCGTTACAGCTCAGTGACGCAACCAGTTTTTGCTTCCGGTTTGTTGCTACGGCAACAGTAACATGCTAACCCAAACTTGAGGCTGCGGGAGTTAGATGCTGCTCTGCACTGTTTACTGCTGCTTTTCATGGAAAACTCACATATTTATTAGACATTTATTAGAAAATTggagttctttaaaaaaaaaaaatctaattgtaATCATGAGTCAACGACAGGTTTTACAAGGTAAGATCATTCGAAGTTGCATGTTTTCACGACTGTTTTCAAGACTGTTTTGATTGAACCCCAAGCAGTGCCAGGCAAAACTTGAAGAACATGATGACTCAGTTGTTGAAATATTAATGGATCTATTTTTTAGTGTTTGAGCAGTATCAGAAATCAAGGACACAGTTTGTGCAGACTATTGCTGAGCTTGCCACAAGACCACAAAACATTGAAACTTTACAAAATGCTGGTAAGTTGGGACTTGGGTCGCCTACAGTACCCATTTCTCTCTAAACCAATATCCTCTTTCAGGTGACTTTCATTGATGTGCTTCTGATCACATTTCTATAGCTCATGTTATCTGTTATAACACGACACAAGTCCTTCCCTACTGTACCTTTCCCTCCTCTAGGTGTGATGTCCCTGCTGAGGCCTTTACTGCTAGACGTGGTTCCTACCATCCAGCAGACAACTGCTCTGGCTCTAGGACGACTGGCCAACTACAATGACGACCTGGCAGAGGCCGTCGTCAAGGGAGACATCCTCCCACAGCTCGTCTACTCCCTGACCGAACAGaacgtatgtctctgtctgtgtatgtgtttgtgtacacCTACATACCCTCCCTCATTCACCATGCTGAATGTTGTCCCTGACACTGAGAGTGTGTTGGCATTCTCCCCTGGAAGGGGGCCACTGCAGAGCCTAAAGCACCTTTCACACCACAGCAGGGCCTCACTCTCTATCTGGTATCTACCTTCTCACAGGGATCTGGGTGCTTGGCCACTGCTCTGAATGTATACTCTTGCtaaagagcatctgctaaatgtgcaTTAAATATTTTATTCTCCCatcggtgtgtttgtgtttgtgtgtgtgtgtgtgtgtgtgtgtgtgtgtgtgtgtgtgtgtgtgtgtgtgtgtgtgtgtgtgtagaggttttATAAGAAGGCAGCAGCGTTTGTCCTGCGTGCGGTGGCCAAGCACAGCCCTGCTCTGGCCCAGGCCGTGGTGGACTGTGGAGCGCTGGACGCTCTGGTCATCTCTCTGGAAGAGTTTGACCCTGGGGTCAAGGAGGCTGCTGCTTGGGCTCTGGGATACATTGCACGCCACAATGCACGTAAGGGTATAGtacacgcgcatacacacacacgcacacacacacacacagtaacacccCTCCCCTTTCTGTATGTAGACCTGTCTCAGGCGGTAGTGGATGCGGGGGCCGTTCCTCTGCTGGTGCTGTGTATCCAGGAACCAGAGGTGGCCCTGAAACGCATCGCTGCCTCGGCCCTCAGCGACATCGCCAAGCACTCCCCTGAGCTGGCTCAGACTGTGGTCGACACCGGCGCCATCGCACACCTGGCCCAGATGATCCTCAACCCTGATGCCAAACTGAAGGTGAGCGAGCGGGCAGGAACACTGAGACAAAATAAGGCCTACCTAGACAGGTTTGCAGATTAAATGTATGTCATGTGGAAAGACATAAACGAGATTAGGTTAGATGTTACAGTCGTCTCTAAAACCCTgcatcccactctctttctttcttccctctcctcttcttcaattcctctccctccccatgtccTCCCCCCTCCattcagaggcaggtgttctCTGCCCTGAGTCAGATCAGTAAGCACTCGGTGGACCTGGCTGAGATGGTGGTGGAGGCAGAGATCTTCCCTGCTGTCCTGGCCTGCCTCCGAGACCCAGATGAGTACGTCAGGAAGAATGTTACCACACTGATGAGAGAGATCACCAAACACACAcctgaggtacacacacacacacacacacacacaccaaacatcaGAGGTACACAGatgatacacacaccacacttcaaAGCACACATTCATCTACACCAAACACCACACACTAGAGGTACCAAAACATATTCtcacctgtacccctaccctcgcctgaatgtgtgtgtgtgtatagctgtcTCTGATGATCGTGAACGCGGGTGGTGTGGCGGCGGTGATTGACTACCTGGGTGATAGCCGTGGTAACGTGCGGTTACCTGGGATCATGATGCTTGGATATGTGGCCGCTCACTCTGAAAACCTTGCCATGGCCGTCATCGtgtctaaggtgtgtgtgtgcactgtccATGTCTCTAaggtgtgtgtgcactgtgcatgtctccaaggtgtgtgtgtgcactatgCATGTCTCCAAGGTGTGTGCGTGCACTGTGCATGtctctaaggtgtgtgtgtgcactgtgcatgtttctaaggtgtgtgtgtttgtgtgtgcactgtCTACGAGGTGTTTGCTCTtgctccctgcctctccttcataacctctctcttccctccttccctctccttcataACCTCTcgcctcctcctgtcctccctggtTGTTGTTGCTCCTCCGGCCCAGTAGGGGGTGCCCCAGCTggccatctgtctgtctgaggagCCAGAGGAGCACATCAAGGCGGCCACAGCGTGGGCGTTTGGCCAGATCGGCCGCCACACCCCGGAGCATGCTAGGGCCGTGTCCACAGCTAACGTCCTGCCCAAGCTGCTGGCCCTCTACATGGACACGGACAGCTCAGAGGACCTGCAGGTCAAGGTGAGGTGTCATAGGTCAATGTTGTCACAGGTTACACAAAACCTGTGTAGTAGGCAGGGATGCTACTGAAGATCTTACTGAACAATTCTGAGGGGCATAAGAGCTGCAGAAAGTAAGACCATAACGTATTCTCTATTATCCTGAATCCTgacatctcccctccctccttctgtcccccAGGCTAAGAAGGCTCTGAAGAGCATCCTACAGAAGTGTACCTACCTGCCTGCTCTGGAGCCCCTGCTCTACGAAGCTCCCAGCAACATCCTGAAACATGTTGTCTGCCAGTTCAGCAAGGTGGGGGCGCATTTCTCAACACTTATTTACATAGGCCTCTTCAGACTACTAGGTATCACAGAAAATATTCTGCAAGGGCCCCACACAGCCTAATACTCTTTTCAACTTGGAAATCAGAATGTTTTAATACATATAAGTTGaggacattttttaaaacatgtttgaGAAACATCATTTTCATCAGTAGTTTATAAGTGCAAGACTTGATTTAATctctgtctgggaaaccagccatgAAAGTTTGGTTCAGACAGCCCAGGGTTTCAAAATCCAGTGCATTGTATTCCTtgtatcctcccctctccccctctccaggtGCTGCCCCATGACAGCAAGGCTCGTCGTCTGTTTGTAACCAGCGGAGGCCTGAAGAAGGTTCAGGAAATTAAGGCTGATCCTGGATCTGCCCTGCAGGAGTACATCAACTCTATCAACAACTGTTATCCTGAGGAGATagtcaggtaaacacacacacacacacacacacacacactctcacacaaaaaCATTATGTTCATCTAGCATGTTTCTACTACCAGGCATTTCCTCAGCCCCAAGTGAACCCTAAATGTGTCCTCTGTTCTCTTGCTGTAGGTACTACTCCCCAGGCTACTCAGAGACTCTGCTGGCGCGGGTAGAGAAGTACCAGCCTGTTTGAGGGTCTTAGCCCAGCTTACTGGGGGTTACGGGCTCACATACCTCTATTACTGACGATTTCACCCCCGACCATGAATATGAGGACAGCAGACCTATATAAAACAATCTCTTATTATTGCAGTGATTAtgttgtctgtctttgtctcaATGGCCAGTACATTATCATATGGTCTGTATATGCATTGTCATAGCTGTGTAGGTCTGTGTTAGCATTTGTTAAGAGGAATTGCATCATTAACTTGCTGAACAGTGTACTCTGTATGCCTAAACAAGTCACTTATTAGTATTGAACCATTGTATATGCAGCTAATATTCATaggtttattttatatttataggATATATGATTATTTCCACTGGAAATGTAATGTTGTGTGCATTATTGCTTTTCATCCAGCATGCAGGtctttcaaaaaataaaataaacattatagTAAATGAAACATAACAAGCCTAACACCATAAATATTTTAAATTAAAACAGGACAGTGAAAATAAAGATGTACTCAATTTTAGATACGAACTCAGCATTGTTATTTCCATACGTTGTTGACATCTGCCTCTGCGGTTGTTGTAGGCTACCGCACAGACCCATAGAAGTTGTAAGCAGCACTCTGCTGCTCCCTGGCGGCCGCATTCTCCTCCCGTCTCACATTTCATTTTTCAAACAGTTTTGTGCAGCACATGGCGACaccctgtttgtttgtttactgtcCGTGACATGGGTTAAATCAAGATTGCACTGACGGTAAAAAATATGCTTGGTGTATGTGCGAGTCTTTCTAACCACTACTGACCGATATGATGTGCAGAATGAtttggggaggcaggtaacctagtggttaaagcgttaaACTAGTAAGCGGAAGGTCgcgagatcgaatccccgaggtgacaaggtaaaaatatgtccttctgcccctgaacaacccactgttcctaggccgtcattgaaaataagaatttgttcttaactgactttcttagttaaataaagttaaaataaaaaaatgagtcTGCTATTGACGTGTATGGGTGAGGAGCCTTATTACAGGACCACCAGAATATTTcgtataaaaaacaaacaaacttgGGTATAGAATATAATGAAAAGAGTTGCTGTTGGGTTGGGTAAGATGTCAATTTGGATTGAATTGAAATGGCCCGTCGAATCAATGGTTCAGAATCCAAGGTTCACTGCAGCCtctcagactagagagaggagaagactCAATGCGAGTTCTCTGGAGCACAATTCAGAATTAATAAAGTCTGTCGAAATGTATATTTAAATGTGTTATTGCTTTTTTGTCTCACTAAATCGTTTAATTAATTCATAATCGACTTCTTATACCGGCTAGGATAAATAGAGACATTTTCCTTAGCATAATGGTTGCATTTTTAAAGCCCATAAACGGAAGAGAAAAAAAGTGAAGCAAAAATAACCAAGGCATTCACACACTGAATAAATCATATAAACTACGTTAGGCTACAAATCTTCTGACGCTACAATGCTCTCATgtaattcattttattttttagacTGAAAGGCGGTCTGCTAATTCAGACCTAGGTTGTCTGCTAATTTAGAAATCTAACTTTCatttaaaatacaaaaacatgttttcgttTTATGATTTTCAATATGGAAGGACAATTTGTTTATACATTTCTTGCAACATTCGATAGGGCGTGTGagtaatatatttattttattgggTAAACTATTAATTTTCAGTCATCTTAACATTTGAGATAAAGAAAGAAGGATTTAATGTTCACAGAGAAGCACTTttaatttcacacacacacacacacacacacacacacacacacacacacacacacacacacacacacacacacacacacacacacacacacacacacacacacacacacacacacacacacacacacacacacacacactcacactgagagagagagacaacacctgaGCAGGTGTGAATCCCCACAGTGTGTGTGATAATCAccctcactttgtcattattctTAACAAAATCAGGAAGGCCTATATTATTCAAGCCTATTAGCCTCACCAGGGTTAAAGGCTGCAATAAGATGTGCTTAAGGCtgtaaagtgccttcagaaaatattcacaccctataactttatccacattttgttttgttgcagcctgaatttgtgtcactgatctacacacaataccccataatgtcaaagtggaattttgtctGTATAACATTTTTTGAAATTAATAAAAATTTAAATCTGACATGTCTTGagtcgataagtattcaacccctttgttatggcaagtctatataagttcccggagtaaaaatgtgcttaacaagtcacataataatttgcGTGGAATCATTcggtgttcaataatagtggttaacataatttttgaatgactacctcatctctgtacctcacacatacaattatctgtaagatccctcaatTGAGCACAGATTCTAGTACAGATTTAACCAAaaggaccagggaggtttttcaatgcctcaccAAAAAAAATCGGTAgaatctttaaaaaatatataaataaaaaaataagcagaTGCTgaaaatccctttgagcatggtgaaattattaattaggctttggatggtgtatcaatacacccagtcactacaaagatacaggcatccttcctaactctgttgccttagaggaaggaaactgctcagggatttcaccagagtttaatggttgtgatatgagaaaactgaggatggatcaacaacattgtagttactccacaacagtaacctaaatgacagagtgaaaagaa carries:
- the spag6 gene encoding sperm-associated antigen 6 yields the protein MLLCTVYCCFSWKTHIFIRHLLENWSSLKKKNLIVIMSQRQVLQVFEQYQKSRTQFVQTIAELATRPQNIETLQNAGVMSLLRPLLLDVVPTIQQTTALALGRLANYNDDLAEAVVKGDILPQLVYSLTEQNRFYKKAAAFVLRAVAKHSPALAQAVVDCGALDALVISLEEFDPGVKEAAAWALGYIARHNAHLSQAVVDAGAVPLLVLCIQEPEVALKRIAASALSDIAKHSPELAQTVVDTGAIAHLAQMILNPDAKLKRQVFSALSQISKHSVDLAEMVVEAEIFPAVLACLRDPDEYVRKNVTTLMREITKHTPELSLMIVNAGGVAAVIDYLGDSRGNVRLPGIMMLGYVAAHSENLAMAVIVSKGVPQLAICLSEEPEEHIKAATAWAFGQIGRHTPEHARAVSTANVLPKLLALYMDTDSSEDLQVKAKKALKSILQKCTYLPALEPLLYEAPSNILKHVVCQFSKVLPHDSKARRLFVTSGGLKKVQEIKADPGSALQEYINSINNCYPEEIVRYYSPGYSETLLARVEKYQPV